A genomic stretch from Vibrio neptunius includes:
- the surA gene encoding peptidylprolyl isomerase SurA encodes MKLWKQTLFGLIAASQFSFVQAEPVELDKVAVIVNGGVVLQSDIETSLKTIRANAKQNQQSLPADATLREQVTEKLIVDTIQQQEAQRIGILIDDSRLNEAIEEIAENNNQTLEQLTDSIAKEGLSYAQFREQVRKEIAASEARNALVRRRINILPAEVDNLANMLAKETNATVQYKIGHIQLRVNDGDDKAAIEEKANQIVKELNQGADFSTLAYTYSKGPKALQGGDWGWMRKEEMPTIFADQINLENKGSVIGPFRSGVGFHILKIEDVKGLETVAVTEVNARHILIKPTVILSDEGVQKELRDITRRIQLGEATFGEMAQQYSQDPGSAAQQGELGFQTSDLYVPEFKHQIDTLPVGQISEPFKTVHGWHIVEVMERREVDRTDSALKNKAYRIIFNRKFNEEASAWLQEIRASAFVEVVKEGQDDN; translated from the coding sequence ATGAAACTTTGGAAGCAAACCTTGTTTGGGCTAATTGCAGCCAGCCAGTTTTCTTTTGTACAAGCAGAGCCTGTCGAACTGGACAAAGTCGCGGTGATTGTAAATGGCGGCGTAGTATTGCAAAGTGATATAGAGACTTCTCTCAAAACTATTCGCGCGAATGCTAAACAAAACCAACAATCGCTACCTGCTGACGCGACTCTGCGTGAACAAGTCACAGAAAAGCTAATAGTAGACACCATCCAGCAGCAGGAAGCGCAACGTATTGGCATTCTTATCGATGACAGCCGCCTAAATGAAGCGATCGAAGAAATTGCAGAGAACAACAATCAGACGCTTGAGCAACTGACTGATTCTATAGCAAAAGAAGGATTGAGCTACGCGCAGTTCCGTGAACAGGTTCGCAAAGAAATTGCTGCTAGTGAAGCTCGAAACGCATTAGTTCGCCGTCGAATCAACATTTTGCCGGCTGAAGTTGATAACCTAGCAAATATGTTGGCTAAAGAAACCAACGCAACAGTACAATACAAAATTGGCCATATCCAACTTCGTGTGAATGATGGTGATGACAAGGCAGCCATTGAAGAGAAAGCCAATCAAATCGTCAAGGAGCTTAATCAAGGTGCTGATTTCAGCACTTTGGCATATACCTATTCAAAAGGTCCAAAAGCACTGCAAGGTGGTGATTGGGGCTGGATGCGCAAAGAAGAAATGCCTACTATCTTTGCAGACCAAATCAACCTAGAGAACAAAGGCAGTGTTATCGGTCCATTTCGCAGCGGTGTCGGTTTCCACATTCTAAAAATCGAGGATGTGAAAGGCCTAGAAACGGTTGCTGTGACAGAGGTCAATGCACGACATATTCTGATTAAACCTACAGTAATCCTCAGCGATGAAGGGGTGCAAAAAGAGTTACGCGATATCACTCGCCGTATTCAGTTGGGCGAAGCAACTTTTGGTGAAATGGCTCAGCAATATAGCCAAGATCCGGGGTCAGCAGCACAACAAGGTGAATTGGGTTTCCAGACTTCAGACCTCTACGTTCCTGAATTCAAACATCAAATTGACACTCTTCCTGTTGGCCAAATAAGCGAACCATTTAAAACCGTGCATGGTTGGCATATTGTCGAAGTGATGGAGCGCCGTGAGGTTGACCGCACAGATTCAGCGCTCAAGAATAAAGCCTATCGCATTATCTTTAATCGTAAATTTAATGAAGAAGCTAGTGCTTGGCTGCAAGAAATCAGGGCAAGTGCTTTCGTAGAAGTCGTCAAGGAAGGGCAAGATGACAATTAA
- the lptD gene encoding LPS assembly protein LptD encodes MSRFPRTLLATSISAAFLMPQAQAEDIPLDTSQEMPFIGERQTLDLIDQCLVNEEEPENAKQLPINVEADSLEAINGDKSTYSGNVTVVQGKKRMKADNVTLHQQDNIVVAEGNVTFSDGELKTISDKAVNHLNTEQVTLENTNYKFLCEPGRGEAVYVSKTGKAVYEIEDGTITSCPEGDKSWRMKASSIDIDQNEEEATFYNPRFEILNVPVFYLPFLTVPIGDTRKTGFLYPTVSYGSSDGFEMQVPIYWNLAPNYDLETTLKYMQERGTQLNSEFRYLSDLGYSTLKSEYLPDDQKYPEQGDRWGFQWQHSGIFQENWKFEIDYSKVSDISYFSNIDSSLGNQSDGQLLQEARATYRSLTWDAAVLTRDFQVLTTSSNTPYRLLPQVEFNYYSPELMRYLDFDVISHVSQFDTDDPAKPSATRVHVEPGIKIPVGTTWGTWTTEARVLGTYYQQDLGGLNLSDFSSQGYNLKESTSRVIPEFRTHAGVVLERDTVLFDSYTQTLEPQIQYLYVPEEDQSEIYLYDTTLLQTDYYGLFRSRKYSGVDRIAAANQFSYGASTRFFDEQYKERLNISFGQIFYLDKDTKNSNISNQDNKSDYSAWAVEMDFNYDDYLFYHGGIQYDIDTSEVQLGNSTLEYRFSGGFIQGNYRYVTRSYLDSTVGDSLPLDSLTKDGISQAGLIAGYQLTRKWYASAQYFYDLTTKEDLEWLTNLSYRSDCWYIGFSYSNQLRSGLLSDPVQPIYENNFSFNFGIIGFGTSIGSDSGVTGSDTANSSLGYGRPFFLNN; translated from the coding sequence ATGTCACGTTTTCCTCGCACCTTGTTAGCCACTTCAATTAGTGCCGCTTTTCTTATGCCTCAGGCTCAGGCTGAAGACATCCCTCTGGACACGTCACAAGAAATGCCGTTCATTGGCGAACGCCAAACATTAGACCTTATTGATCAATGCTTGGTCAATGAAGAGGAGCCTGAAAACGCAAAACAACTGCCAATTAACGTTGAAGCCGATAGCTTAGAAGCGATCAATGGTGATAAATCGACCTATAGTGGTAACGTAACCGTTGTACAAGGCAAAAAACGCATGAAAGCGGACAATGTCACTCTTCATCAGCAAGATAATATTGTCGTCGCTGAGGGTAACGTGACATTCAGCGATGGCGAGTTAAAAACGATCTCGGACAAAGCCGTAAATCATCTGAATACTGAACAAGTGACATTAGAGAATACCAACTATAAATTCTTGTGTGAGCCTGGTCGCGGTGAAGCTGTCTATGTATCCAAAACAGGCAAAGCTGTCTATGAGATAGAGGATGGCACGATCACTTCTTGTCCAGAAGGTGACAAATCTTGGCGAATGAAGGCTTCGAGCATCGATATCGATCAAAACGAAGAGGAAGCCACCTTCTATAACCCTCGGTTTGAAATACTAAACGTCCCTGTTTTTTACCTACCATTTCTGACCGTCCCCATTGGTGATACGCGTAAAACTGGTTTCTTATATCCAACCGTTTCCTACGGTTCTAGTGATGGCTTTGAAATGCAGGTGCCGATTTACTGGAACTTGGCACCAAACTACGACTTAGAGACCACTCTAAAGTATATGCAGGAGCGAGGCACCCAGCTCAACAGCGAATTTAGATACCTCTCAGACCTCGGCTATAGTACGCTCAAATCTGAGTATTTACCTGATGATCAAAAGTACCCAGAGCAAGGTGACCGTTGGGGATTTCAGTGGCAACACAGCGGTATTTTCCAAGAGAATTGGAAATTTGAAATTGATTACTCGAAAGTCAGTGATATTAGCTATTTTTCCAATATTGACTCAAGCCTAGGCAATCAATCCGATGGTCAGCTTCTACAAGAAGCCAGAGCTACTTATCGTTCTTTAACATGGGATGCCGCCGTTTTAACTAGAGATTTTCAAGTATTAACCACCAGCAGTAACACGCCATACCGACTGTTACCTCAAGTCGAGTTTAACTATTATTCTCCGGAGTTAATGCGCTATCTCGATTTCGATGTGATCAGCCATGTGTCTCAATTTGATACTGATGATCCCGCTAAACCGTCTGCAACGCGAGTGCATGTTGAGCCTGGTATAAAAATACCTGTTGGCACTACTTGGGGAACTTGGACCACAGAAGCTCGAGTTTTAGGGACCTACTATCAGCAAGATTTAGGGGGACTCAACCTGAGTGATTTTAGTAGCCAAGGCTACAACTTAAAAGAGTCAACCTCACGAGTCATTCCAGAGTTTCGGACCCATGCAGGTGTCGTTTTAGAGAGAGATACCGTTCTGTTCGATAGCTACACTCAAACATTGGAACCTCAGATCCAATATTTGTATGTGCCTGAAGAAGATCAAAGTGAAATTTATCTCTATGATACGACGCTCCTTCAAACCGATTACTATGGTTTGTTCCGCAGCCGTAAGTACAGTGGCGTAGACAGAATTGCCGCAGCTAACCAGTTTAGTTATGGCGCTTCCACTCGCTTTTTTGATGAACAATATAAAGAACGCCTGAATATCTCATTCGGACAAATCTTCTACTTGGACAAAGATACTAAAAATTCCAATATCTCCAATCAAGATAACAAATCCGATTACTCTGCATGGGCGGTCGAAATGGACTTCAACTATGACGACTACCTCTTCTATCATGGTGGTATCCAATATGATATAGACACCAGTGAAGTTCAGCTTGGTAATAGCACACTTGAATATCGATTCTCCGGAGGATTCATTCAAGGTAACTATCGCTACGTTACACGTAGTTATCTTGACAGTACCGTAGGAGACAGCCTGCCTCTAGATAGCCTAACCAAAGATGGCATTTCTCAGGCAGGCTTAATTGCAGGTTATCAACTAACCAGAAAGTGGTATGCAAGTGCCCAATATTTCTATGACCTAACAACCAAAGAAGATTTGGAATGGCTAACCAACCTAAGTTACAGATCAGATTGCTGGTATATCGGCTTCTCGTACAGCAATCAACTGCGCAGTGGTTTACTGTCTGATCCCGTACAGCCTATATATGAAAACAACTTCAGCTTTAATTTCGGTATTATTGGATTCGGCACTTCTATCGGCTCTGACTCCGGCGTGACAGGATCTGATACGGCTAATAGCTCTTTAGGTTACGGTCGCCCGTTCTTCTTAAACAACTAA
- the djlA gene encoding co-chaperone DjlA has protein sequence MHIFGKILGTFFGFLMGGPFGAIFGLFLGHQFDKARRLRQAGFNPGFGGGPSQTERQEEFFKAGFAVMGHVAKAKGQVTREEIQLATTMMERMNLHGELRRAAQNAFREGKEADFPLETVLERVRISAGERFDLMQFFLELQISAAFADGDIHPSERSVLHKVAKGLGFSSDQLEQRLRMQEAAFRFQQGGFGGHSNNGHSHQYGRGQQASTADQLSDAYKLLGVDSNADTKTLKRAYRKLMNEHHPDKLMAKGLPPEMMNVAKEKAQEIQSAYDLIKKTKGF, from the coding sequence ATGCATATTTTCGGCAAAATACTTGGCACTTTTTTTGGTTTCCTCATGGGAGGACCGTTTGGTGCGATATTCGGCCTTTTTTTAGGTCATCAGTTCGATAAAGCACGCAGATTGCGCCAAGCTGGTTTTAACCCTGGCTTCGGTGGTGGCCCCAGCCAAACTGAACGTCAAGAAGAATTTTTTAAAGCTGGTTTCGCCGTGATGGGGCATGTAGCGAAAGCTAAAGGACAAGTTACTCGTGAAGAAATTCAGTTAGCGACCACCATGATGGAACGGATGAATTTGCATGGTGAGCTGCGACGCGCTGCACAAAATGCATTTCGTGAGGGTAAGGAAGCCGACTTTCCGTTGGAAACTGTGTTGGAGAGAGTTCGAATTTCTGCTGGGGAGCGATTTGATCTGATGCAGTTCTTCTTAGAATTGCAGATATCGGCAGCGTTTGCTGATGGAGATATTCACCCTAGTGAACGTAGTGTTCTGCATAAAGTGGCAAAAGGGTTGGGTTTCTCTTCCGATCAGCTTGAGCAGCGCTTACGCATGCAGGAAGCGGCATTCCGCTTTCAGCAAGGCGGTTTTGGAGGACATTCAAATAATGGTCACTCTCATCAATACGGACGAGGGCAGCAAGCATCGACTGCCGATCAGCTTAGTGACGCGTACAAGCTTTTAGGTGTTGACAGCAATGCCGATACGAAAACACTTAAACGTGCATACCGTAAACTGATGAATGAACATCATCCAGATAAACTGATGGCTAAAGGTCTTCCGCCAGAAATGATGAATGTAGCCAAAGAGAAGGCACAAGAAATCCAAAGTGCCTATGATCTGATCAAAAAAACTAAAGGCTTCTAA
- a CDS encoding carbohydrate porin — MSEHLLSKPQFLMALVAVTALMTASEVYSSEQQTVSVTGDYYAFGLTSSETLSGKEGTAAAGIARVTIDWWAYQDETDLDKGSLRLRVDHKHDYTEDAPSQFVMGNIGGFGLIQPAFSDIGSRLTNLYWKHEFNAQDTEMMVGFLDSTDYIDTYALGNPYSGFSNIQFSTGSGSIAIPDESTFGVSVRHMMSENFYGYLSFSDAKADSTEPFDGVENFFRENQYFKSLEIGWVPSKDAFYMQNSHLTIWHSDGPKAQPSENYGANWSTIYKMGSWVPFFRAGVAKGPEALYKSSVVAGTGYLGLGPGTLGVAVGWAKPNAPFDDTFNSELYYQMNFGPVSIAPNAQYLSRLPFNSQVDSAWVFGIRGSIKVSI; from the coding sequence ATGAGTGAACATTTATTATCAAAACCGCAGTTTCTGATGGCTCTTGTAGCCGTCACTGCATTAATGACTGCCAGTGAAGTGTATTCTTCTGAACAACAAACAGTGAGTGTGACGGGTGACTATTACGCATTTGGGTTAACTTCCAGTGAAACGCTTTCAGGAAAAGAGGGTACTGCAGCCGCTGGCATCGCTAGGGTAACCATTGATTGGTGGGCTTATCAAGATGAAACTGACCTAGATAAAGGGTCATTAAGATTGAGGGTCGATCATAAACATGATTATACCGAGGATGCTCCTTCTCAGTTTGTTATGGGGAATATCGGTGGTTTTGGCTTAATACAGCCCGCTTTTAGTGATATTGGTTCAAGACTTACCAATCTGTACTGGAAGCATGAGTTTAATGCACAAGATACAGAAATGATGGTCGGTTTTTTAGATAGCACGGACTACATTGACACTTACGCGCTTGGCAATCCCTACTCCGGCTTTTCTAATATCCAGTTCAGTACGGGCTCGGGCTCTATTGCTATTCCTGATGAATCGACATTCGGGGTTTCTGTTCGGCACATGATGTCCGAAAATTTTTATGGCTATTTAAGCTTCTCTGATGCGAAAGCAGACTCGACCGAGCCGTTTGATGGGGTTGAAAATTTTTTTCGCGAAAACCAATATTTTAAATCGCTGGAAATCGGGTGGGTACCTAGCAAAGATGCATTTTATATGCAGAACTCTCACCTGACGATTTGGCATAGTGACGGGCCTAAGGCTCAGCCTAGTGAGAACTATGGGGCTAATTGGTCGACCATTTATAAAATGGGCAGTTGGGTGCCTTTCTTCAGAGCCGGTGTCGCAAAAGGGCCAGAAGCACTCTATAAGTCGTCTGTTGTTGCTGGAACTGGTTATCTCGGGTTAGGACCCGGAACACTTGGTGTTGCGGTCGGCTGGGCAAAACCTAATGCTCCGTTTGATGATACGTTCAACTCTGAACTTTATTATCAAATGAATTTTGGCCCTGTATCGATAGCCCCCAACGCTCAATATCTTAGCCGCCTTCCTTTCAACTCTCAGGTAGATAGTGCTTGGGTATTTGGTATCCGAGGGAGCATAAAAGTGAGTATTTAG